Proteins from a single region of Oryza brachyantha chromosome 6, ObraRS2, whole genome shotgun sequence:
- the LOC102703313 gene encoding putative receptor protein kinase ZmPK1, with protein MVANSASLALLLLLTLIRLLLCFAAHGFLLSGSSLSVEDVLHSPDGTFTCGFYRISPNASTFSIWFSSSSEKTVVWSANPLHPVYTWGSKVELKSDGRMVLRDYAGQVVWSNNVSSSSDAQQAQLLDTGNLIVRGKGGNILWQSFDSPTDTLLPTQSITAATKLVSSNRLLDPGRYSFRFDDQYLLSLFHDEKNISFIYWPNPSITIWSKLRTPFNSTTDGVLDSWGHFLGSDNATFTAADWGPGIVRRLTLDYDGNLRLYSLGNADGEWSVTWMAFPQLCKVRGLCGQNGICVYTPVPACSCAPGYEVTDPSDRSKGCSPSFNLSCDGQKVKFVELRRTDFVGYDLSVHRSVPVEFCENVCLNDCRCKGFAYLDGVGDCYPKSVLHGGLTISDSTTTITMYLKLPDEVEVSMSSIAHSQPFGPKNGPRCNTTDSFFIADFLDTLNSGQSVSKFLYFYGFLSAIFLAELMFVSLGWFLLRREAQQLRGVWPAEAGYELIAKHFRRYTYKELVSATRKFKDELGRGASGIVYKGVLKDNRVVAVKKLVCVNEGEEEFQHELSVISRIYHTNLVRVWGFCSDGPHRILVSEFVENGSLDRILFDDEGSQDLLGWSQRFGIAVGVAKGLAYLHHECSEWVIHCDMKPENILLGENMEPKIADFGLAKLLNRDGSNKDVSRIRGTRGYLAPEWLYSLPITAKVDVYSFGVVLLELLKGARVSELGQEEEEDVKMALGRVIRLCSEQLRSDGGNQSWIADFIDTRLNGHFNNSQARMMMELAISCLEEDRARRPTMECVVQKLVSVDDASTI; from the coding sequence ATGGTCGCGAACTCTGCCTCTCTGGCTCTGCTCCTTCTCCTCACTCTGATTCGTCTGCTTTTGTGCTTCGCAGCGCATGGTTTCCTCTTGTCAGGATCCTCTTTGTCCGTAGAGGATGTGCTTCACTCGCCGGATGGCACTTTCACCTGTGGCTTCTACAGAATCTCCCCCAACGCCTCCACCTTCTCCATCTGGTTTTCCAGCTCGTCCGAGAAAACTGTCGTCTGGAGCGCAAATCCTCTGCACCCCGTGTACACCTGGGGATCCAAAGTTGAGCTAAAATCCGATGGCAGGATGGTTTTGAGAGATTACGCTGGCCAGGTTGTGTGGAGCAACAATGTGAGCTCTTCATCTGATGCTCAGCAAGCTCAGCTCCTGGACACTGGGAACCTCATTGTGAGGGGCAAAGGAGGTAACATCCTGTGGCAAAGCTTTGATTCTCCTACTGATACATTGCTACCCACTCAGAGCATCACTGCTGCTACAAAGCTGGTGTCTTCAAATAGGCTACTTGATCCTGGCCGTTACAGCTTCCGTTTTGATGATCAATACTTGCTTTCACTGTTCCATGATGAGAAGAACATATCTTTTATCTACTGGCCAAACCCTAGCATTACTATTTGGTCAAAGCTTAGGACTCCATTCAACAGCACTACAGATGGGGTTCTGGATAGCTGGGGCCATTTCCTTGGAAGCGATAATGCAACATTCACTGCTGCTGATTGGGGTCCTGGTATTGTGAGGAGGCTAACACTAGATTATGATGGCAATCTCAGGCTGTACAGTCTTGGTAATGCGGACGGGGAATGGTCAGTGACATGGATGGCGTTTCCTCAGCTCTGCAAGGTACGTGGCTTATGTGGTCAGAATGGAATATGTGTGTATACTCCAGTTCCTGCATGTTCTTGTGCCCCTGGCTATGAGGTCACTGACCCAAGCGATCGGAGCAAAGGCTGTAGCCCAAGTTTCAACCTGAGTTGTGATGGACAGAAGGTGAAATTTGTTGAGCTGCGTCGTACTGATTTTGTAGGGTACGATCTAAGTGTTCATCGTTCTGTCCCTGTTGAATTCTGCGAGAACGTATGCCTGAATGACTGCAGGTGCAAGGGTTTCGCCTACTTGGACGGAGTTGGCGATTGCTACCCCAAGTCTGTTCTTCATGGTGGTCTAACCATAAGTGACAGCACTACCACCATTACCATGTATCTCAAGCTTCCTGATGAAGTAGAAGTGTCCATGTCCTCAATTGCACATTCACAGCCTTTTGGTCCTAAAAATGGCCCTCGATGTAACACCACGGACAGCTTTTTCATAGCAGATTTTCTGGATACCCTCAACAGTGGGCAGAGCGTATCAAAGTTTCTGTACTTCTACGGATTCCTATCAGCAATATTTCTGGCGGAGCTAATGTTCGTTTCATTGGGATGGTTTCTTTTGAGGAGGGAGGCCCAGCAACTCAGAGGAGTGTGGCCAGCTGAGGCTGGATATGAACTGATAGCTAAACATTTTCGCAGATACACCTACAAAGAGTTGGTGTCTGCCACTAGAAAATTCAAGGATGAGCTTGGAAGGGGAGCATCAGGCATCGTGTACAAGGGAGTCCTGAAAGACAACAGGGTGGTCGCTGTGAAGAAACTGGTATGCGTAAACGAGGGCGAAGAAGAATTCCAGCATGAACTGAGTGTGATTAGCAGGATCTACCACACAAATCTAGTGAGGGTCTGGGGATTCTGTTCTGACGGCCCACACAGGATACTGGTCTCAGAGTTCGTGGAGAACGGCTCGTTGGACAGAATCTTGTTCGACGACGAGGGCTCACAGGACTTGCTTGGATGGAGCCAAAGATTTGGCATTGCTGTCGGGGTGGCAAAAGGGTTGGCATACCTTCACCACGAGTGCTCAGAGTGGGTCATCCACTGTGACATGAAGCCTGAAAACATACTGCTGGGTGAGAACATGGAGCCCAAGATCGCGGACTTTGGCCTCGCAAAGCTGCTGAACAGAGATGGATCTAATAAGGACGTATCGCGGATCCGAGGAACAAGAGGTTATTTGGCACCCGAATGGCTTTACAGCCTGCCGATAACGGCGAAGGTGGATGTTTATAGCTTCGGTGTCGTGCTTCTAGAACTGCTAAAGGGAGCTCGTGTTTCGGAGCTGGgacaggaagaggaagaggatgtGAAAATGGCCCTGGGAAGGGTGATCAGGCTATGCTCAGAGCAGCTGAGGTCAGATGGTGGCAATCAGTCTTGGATCGCGGACTTCATTGATACTCGGTTGAACGGCCATTTCAACAACTCACAAGCAAGAATGATGATGGAACTAGCTATTTCATGCCTTGAAGAAGATAGAGCCAGAAGACCAACCATGGAATGTGTGGTGCAAAAGCTTGTATCAGTTGACGATGCCAGTACTATATAG